One Anaerohalosphaeraceae bacterium genomic region harbors:
- the rsmG gene encoding 16S rRNA (guanine(527)-N(7))-methyltransferase RsmG: MNESLLSLDDLQALLQRHSRTLERLCELLLAENKIHNLTRITDSESVRVRHFLDSLAALKVLEPFAAGRALKCIDIGSGAGFPVLPLAIARPNWRFVSVEATGKKAAFQRKAIAELGLKNVEVVAERAEELAHQKRFREQFDAALARALADLSIAAELSLGLVRPGGRLLVWKGPNIEEELKRAQGALVQMGASDVRTFEYVLPTEPTPARMTLIAAEKTHPTPPDLPRSFAQIKHNPLK, translated from the coding sequence ATGAATGAATCGCTGCTGTCTTTGGATGATTTGCAGGCCCTGCTGCAGCGGCACAGCCGCACCCTCGAGCGGCTGTGCGAACTGCTGCTGGCCGAAAACAAAATCCACAACTTAACGCGCATCACGGATTCCGAATCCGTCCGCGTCCGCCACTTTCTCGATTCGCTGGCGGCCCTGAAGGTGCTCGAGCCGTTCGCCGCCGGGCGGGCGCTGAAGTGCATCGACATCGGCTCCGGCGCCGGTTTTCCCGTGCTGCCGCTGGCGATTGCCCGTCCGAACTGGCGGTTTGTCTCGGTGGAAGCCACGGGCAAAAAGGCCGCCTTTCAGCGGAAGGCGATTGCGGAGCTGGGGCTCAAAAACGTAGAGGTGGTGGCCGAACGGGCGGAGGAGCTGGCGCATCAGAAACGCTTTCGCGAGCAGTTTGATGCGGCGCTGGCTCGAGCGCTGGCGGATTTGTCGATTGCGGCGGAGCTGTCGCTGGGGCTGGTGCGGCCCGGCGGACGGCTGCTGGTCTGGAAGGGGCCGAATATCGAGGAGGAACTGAAGCGGGCACAGGGGGCCCTGGTGCAGATGGGGGCTTCCGATGTCAGAACGTTCGAATATGTCCTGCCGACCGAACCGACCCCGGCTCGAATGACCCTCATCGCCGCCGAAAAAACCCACCCCACACCCCCGGACCTGCCGCGCTCCTTCGCCCAAATCAAACACAACCCCCTGAAATAA
- a CDS encoding zinc-ribbon domain-containing protein, whose amino-acid sequence MTTQCPVCKTIFKADEKYKGKTVKCPKCQEIFRVIFLNEHHNTSITEDSQTSNTVKSDYSDESLRCPSMADKILQFAFSVAYVVSAIIVVICVIVILICLFVTITLHSQSENYVTFNAPTFAEYIKATESSQESFSAVSRQSSERLDEEKYMKEFNSLISTFGLPRNILMNWLTSYEDDYKEHFLKGLEQFLREAEKYNSSQGKKRETLNFLSLSNYYNKMFNAAIMQNKKENENILKKKLVKQSCCCNC is encoded by the coding sequence AAAACGGTCAAATGCCCAAAGTGCCAGGAAATTTTTAGAGTTATATTTTTAAACGAGCATCATAACACCTCGATTACAGAAGACAGCCAGACTTCGAACACTGTTAAAAGCGACTACTCTGATGAATCGCTTCGTTGTCCTTCTATGGCTGATAAAATTTTACAATTTGCTTTTTCAGTCGCTTATGTAGTTTCAGCTATTATTGTTGTGATTTGTGTCATTGTCATTCTGATTTGTCTTTTTGTGACGATAACACTCCATTCGCAATCAGAAAATTATGTCACGTTTAACGCCCCAACGTTTGCTGAATATATAAAGGCAACAGAAAGCAGTCAGGAAAGTTTTTCTGCTGTGAGCAGACAAAGTAGCGAAAGACTTGATGAGGAAAAATATATGAAAGAGTTCAATAGTCTTATATCTACTTTTGGTTTGCCAAGAAACATACTTATGAATTGGCTAACTTCTTATGAAGACGATTATAAAGAGCACTTTTTGAAGGGGCTCGAGCAGTTCCTTCGCGAAGCGGAAAAATACAACAGTTCTCAGGGGAAAAAAAGAGAAACTTTGAATTTTCTCTCATTGTCGAATTATTACAATAAGATGTTCAACGCTGCTATTATGCAAAACAAGAAGGAAAACGAAAATATCCTTAAAAAAAAACTTGTCAAACAGAGCTGTTGTTGCAACTGTTAG